Sequence from the Panicum virgatum strain AP13 chromosome 5N, P.virgatum_v5, whole genome shotgun sequence genome:
GTCAATCTCACCAAATTACATCAAATCATATAATATTATAGCATCAtgcaaattttgagttttgacaAAAACTTGTACACGATGGAACAGGAAAGTGAAATCAGTACGTGAAAACTTACAGATGCACACAATGATGAAAGATATTCACATGCAAATTTTACTTTTTCATGCATTTTTTCAAGCTCAACTTTTGTGTGATAATAGGTGACGATATAATATATCCATTCGTAATTATATAAAATCTTTAGCGCCCACGAAGGCAAGAAGCTCTCCTAACCTTTGGCTTGATTTCCCTGGACGCGCCCATTTCGAATCCACCCCCCGGCCGCGGGTGGGCGGCCAACAAacaccgtgttcggcaggctggagctggaggctggagctggagctggaatagtgtgagagaaaaatactattacctgactggtggctggaggctggagctggagtaatATGAGAGAGAGTTACTGTAGGGCTGGAGCTCAATCCACCAGCCGAACAGGGTAAAAGCAGCCTGCCGAGCCATCCGCTGTTCCGCTCCACAAAAATCCTCGAGCCAGCCGGCTATCTCGAATAGTCGAATTACCGGGCCATTCCCGTCCAAAGACCACGCACGCATCCGCGTCGGCGTCGCACACCacaccctctcctctcctacCGCCCCCACGCGGTTTCCCGCGGGCGCCGCGGTTCCTTCACTTCCCTGCCAACGCCCCACGGCCCCgggcgcgcggcgccggcccCACCCCCATGCGACGCGTCGCACGGGCTCGGCCGGCTCTCGTCTGCCGCGTCTCGCCAGTCGCGACCACGCGGGGCGGCGGGGCCCGGGCACCCCGTGCGCCCGCCCCACCCGTCATCCGCGCCGCAGCGGCCAGTGGGTCGCAACCGGCGGGGGGAGTGGGCGGTCGCTGTCGTTGGTGCCACGCCACGCGCTGACTCGAAAGGCCCCCACCCCCACACGATGCCccccatttcttttttttttttgaaaattacgCTCCCATTTCTCACCCGCTTCCTTTCCCCTCTGCCGGCCGGCCCCTGCTGCCGATAAGAAGCTTCCTCGCCGTCTCGTCTCCTCTCCTCTTTCTCCGTCCTCGCAAAATCCTCCCAGAAGAGCTGAGGCATAAAGGCCGGGAGCCGGCGAGGGAAGCGAGAAAATTTTCTTCCCGGGGAGGAAATCGGGACGGCCCCGGGTCAAAATCGTCTCCTGGCAAGCAAAGCCTCGGCTCcggttggtggtggtggtggtgctgctgctgctgctcctgctgtccGAGACGAGAGCGGGTAGGAGGAGACCACGAGCTCAAGaagaggggaaggggaaggagctTGGCTGAAGGCACCAGACGCGTGAAGAAGCTCCGAGCAAGGGTAGCAAGGAATCAAATCGAAGCCATGGACTCGCAGCATTGGATctcgcgcctcgccgccgccaagcgGTACTACGCGGCGCAGCTCGGCCGCATCGACGGTGAGGACGGCATATCCTGCCtttcctgctcctcctcctccctccgccgcgcgccacgcGAGCGATCGTGGTGTTGATTCGCGGGCTCTTTGTCCGATTGGGTGCAGATATGCCGGGGATggggatggaggaggtggagatggagatggaggacgACGGGGACATGGAGATGGAGGTGGCGCTGGAGCTCGGGGACGCGACGTGGCCGGACGTCGCCTGCCCCTACTGCTACGAGGACCACGACGTCGCCTCCCTCTGCGTCCACCTCGAGGAGGACCACCCCTATGAGCCCCACGCCGCGGTCAGTCAATCAGCTCGCCGCCTCGCCTTGCCCTGCAGTACTCTTTTACTGATACTGAACTGTGAGCCTGTGACGTGATGCAAAGAACCACAGAACTTGCTTGTTTTTCCGATTAGAGCAGGAGGAAACGTTGTAGCTTACTGCTTGGAGGTGTTGACCTGATATGTGAGCTAATGACCTTCGATATTTGGCTGGTAACCTTGTCAGAGGATATTTATTCGGGAGCATAAATATTCCTTGTGCTGTCTATTTGGTAGATGCAGTAGTAGGAGAACCAAGGTTCAGTGAATTACAGAACTGAAGCTACAGCTTCATAGCTTCCTGCAAAGAAGAGCACATCTGACTGGAAATTATGTCTTTGTGACAAATAGAATGTTTATGAAGTAGTGACAAATAGAATGTTTACATGACACTCCTGCATTCTTGGTTGTTATTGTGCTGTTCTATTTTGTAGATGCATTAGTAGGGGAATCAAGGTTCAGTTAATTAGTTAATTACAGAACTGAATCTTACAGCTTCGTAGCTTCCTGCAAAGAAGAGTACATCTGACTGGAAATTATGTCTTAGTGACAAATAGAATGTTTATGAGGGTCTGAGACTGAGATTAAGCTTATTTGTGTGCTTGTTCAGATTATAGGTTCAAGGATAGTATAATTCCTCTTAAGCTATTTATCTGTTGCTTGGGTGTTTGAATAAGATTTGGGATAAATTTCTGAccaccattttttttttgtgtttcctTGATTTGAAATCTCTGTAAGTGCTCTGCTTGAAGGTGTAGTTTCGGAAACAAAATAGTGTAGTGCTGTGTCATTTATTTTATAGGGAAAATAGTATTTCTATCGTGCTGCATAATGAGTATTTGTGCGCCATATACCCTCAGTGGCCAATTGATAGTGTCTGCTCTAAGAGTATAGGGGCACATCCCCTTATGATGAAGAACCATGAATAGTTCATTGACCTATGTTAGCTGTATTTGACAGTAGGCAAAAAGTCGCAAGAGCTTGCATATCTTGAACATTTGAAAGCTTATGGGAGAATTTTCTAGCTGTTTAAAATGTGTAACCTGATTCCATTGGTTTGAGAGGTGAAACTGGGATAGTGGATTCAATTGTTGCATCTAGTTGTGTAATGAAAATTTATTCTCAAAAAGTTTATATGCTTGATATTACCAACTCAGTTTAAGTCATTCTGTGTGGCCAAAATAATCATTTTTGTCAGTCTGTATCTGTGCCAACTCATAATCAAATTCGGCACCTTATACTGTTTTTGTTTATGTTGTACTGTTAGACTGTTAGCAGTGGATTGATCTGTTCTCATTTTCATTGTTACTTTCATTTCAGCCCTGCCCCATTTGCTCCCAAAGGATTACAAGAGATATGCTTAACCATATCACAATGCAACATGGTTACTTGTTCAAGGTTTCATCCCTCTTCCTCCCACCCTCTCTCCGGAATAAAATTCTTGTTAAGACTTGGAAGTTTCTGACAACCTGTTTTTATTTCTATCTACAGAACGGTCACAGGTCTCGCAGATATATTATTCCTGAGAACCATGGAATCTCTTTATTGAGCCGAGATCTACGTGGTACTCATTTACAGGCTCTTCTAGGCGGTGGTCATAGCCATAGATCAAGTAGCACAGCAACCACAAACATTTCCAGCGATCCTCTTCTATCATCATTTGGCCTTAGCTTCCCAACATCGGATGCACCAGAACCATCAAAATCAATAGCTTCTAT
This genomic interval carries:
- the LOC120673176 gene encoding protein DEHYDRATION-INDUCED 19 homolog 3-like — protein: MDSQHWISRLAAAKRYYAAQLGRIDDMPGMGMEEVEMEMEDDGDMEMEVALELGDATWPDVACPYCYEDHDVASLCVHLEEDHPYEPHAAPCPICSQRITRDMLNHITMQHGYLFKNGHRSRRYIIPENHGISLLSRDLRGTHLQALLGGGHSHRSSSTATTNISSDPLLSSFGLSFPTSDAPEPSKSIASIPNGASVHKETPAQPWESSIDSSLTSEEREQKRKQATARATFVQGLVLSTLFGD